Genomic window (Natronospira proteinivora):
ATCGGTGCTGACCCACTCCCCTTGCTCGTTGAGTCGTCGAAATAGGCATCGGGCACGGCCCGTGTGGCAGGCAATGCCCCCCAGCTGGCTGACCTGCAGAAGCAGGGTGTCGCCATCGCAATCCAGTCGGATCTCATGGACCCGCTGGACATGGCCGGATGTCTCGCCCTTGTGCCACAGTCGCTGGCGGGAGCGGGAGAAGTACACGGCTTCGCCGCGTAGAACCGTTTCCGCCACCGCTTCCCGGTCCATCCAGGCCATCATCAGAACCTGCCCGCTGTCGGCATCCTGAGCGATGGCGGCCACCAGGCCCTGTTCATTGAAACGGATCTGCTCCAGCCAGGTGCTCTGGCTCATGCCGCCTCCTCCGGTACCGGACGAACCGGCAAACCGGCCGCACGTAAGACGTCCTTGGCCTGCTGGATGCGATATTCGCCAAAGTGGAAGATGCTGGCGGCGAGCACCGCGTCGGCCCCGCCGGCTTGTAGGCCTTCCACCAGATGGTCCAGAGAGCCCACGCCACCGGAGGCGATGACAGGAATGCCCACCGCATCGCTTACCGCACGGGTCAGTTCGAGATCGAAACCGATGCGAGTGCCATCCCGGTCCATGCTGGTGAGCAGCAGCTCGCCCGCGCCTAGGCTGGCCATGCGTTTGGCCCATTCCACCGCGTCCAGGCCCGTGGGTTTGCGCCCACCATGGGTGAAGATTTCCCAGCGAGGCATCTGTCCTTCT
Coding sequences:
- the hisI gene encoding phosphoribosyl-AMP cyclohydrolase, whose translation is MSQSTWLEQIRFNEQGLVAAIAQDADSGQVLMMAWMDREAVAETVLRGEAVYFSRSRQRLWHKGETSGHVQRVHEIRLDCDGDTLLLQVSQLGGIACHTGRARCLFRRLNEQGEWVSTDPVLRDPDDIYGQS